One Microbacterium trichothecenolyticum DNA window includes the following coding sequences:
- a CDS encoding BMP family lipoprotein, with the protein MRIRPALLAVLAAGALTLAGCSGGGSASSTASSGGGDDVIRVGALTPGNANDGAFNQALADALKKLQDEGEITYQLREGMADPATSEPVVADFASQGVDLVIGHGIELGDAIFSVAKNFPDVHFTASGGPDILDKYTDNVETWTYDSAQVGYLSGYIAGSTGATPIGRVESMELDFVKATDSFFQQGLTAANPSASLLPVVYAGSFDDAEAAASATTGLISQGAQLVYTTGDGIAAGVGAAASTAGKLSVGVSPAAGSEALKTNVSTVDIDMYPIVKGWVDEVKAKKFGGKSVTSTLANGGIVYQDINTVGGAVPADVATKVKDLVTGISDGSVTVP; encoded by the coding sequence ATGCGTATCCGTCCTGCTCTCCTCGCCGTGCTCGCCGCCGGCGCCCTCACCCTCGCCGGATGCTCCGGCGGAGGCTCCGCCTCGTCGACCGCGTCCAGCGGAGGAGGCGATGACGTCATCCGCGTCGGCGCCCTCACGCCGGGCAACGCGAACGACGGCGCCTTCAACCAGGCTCTCGCCGACGCGCTGAAGAAGCTCCAGGACGAGGGTGAGATCACCTATCAGCTGCGCGAGGGCATGGCCGACCCTGCCACGAGCGAGCCGGTGGTCGCCGACTTCGCCAGCCAGGGCGTCGATCTCGTCATCGGCCACGGCATCGAGCTCGGGGATGCCATCTTCTCGGTCGCCAAGAACTTCCCCGACGTGCACTTCACCGCCTCGGGCGGCCCCGACATCCTCGACAAGTACACCGACAACGTCGAGACGTGGACCTACGACTCGGCCCAGGTCGGCTACCTCTCGGGCTACATCGCCGGTTCCACCGGTGCCACACCGATCGGCCGCGTCGAGAGCATGGAGCTCGACTTCGTCAAGGCCACCGACTCGTTCTTCCAGCAGGGCCTGACCGCCGCGAACCCCTCGGCCTCGCTGCTGCCCGTGGTCTACGCCGGCAGCTTCGACGACGCCGAGGCCGCCGCCTCCGCGACCACCGGCCTGATCAGCCAGGGCGCTCAGCTCGTGTACACGACCGGTGACGGAATCGCCGCCGGCGTGGGCGCCGCCGCCTCCACAGCGGGCAAACTGTCGGTCGGGGTCTCCCCCGCCGCCGGCTCCGAGGCGCTGAAGACCAACGTCTCGACCGTCGACATCGACATGTACCCGATCGTGAAGGGCTGGGTCGACGAGGTGAAGGCGAAGAAGTTCGGCGGCAAGAGCGTCACCTCCACGCTCGCCAACGGGGGGATCGTGTACCAGGACATCAACACGGTGGGCGGTGCGGTCCCGGCCGATGTGGCGACCAAGGTGAAGGACCTGGTGACGGGGATCTCCGACGGAAGCGTGACCGTTCCGTGA